A stretch of Treponema vincentii F0403 DNA encodes these proteins:
- a CDS encoding ABC transporter permease, giving the protein MWKTIVRRILIMIPQLFVLSVLVFLIGKMMPGDPFTGLINNPNVDASRIEELREKAGLNDPWPVQYKNWMGRILLHGDFGVSYTYKIPVKDKILLPAQNTLWLSLLTVILTYAIAVPLGIRAGRYNGSKFDKAVLVYNFITYAIPTFILALLSLLLFGYRLKIFPTSGFVGLDAMGHRGRFILSRLYHMLLPAITAAVLRTTSIVQYLRNEIIDAKSQDYVKTARSKGVPIDKVYTHHIFRNSLLPIAAFFGFTVTGLLAGSIFVETIFMYQGMGMLFIESIMSRDYSVINALTLLYGTLALFGSLISDIIMIIVDPRIRIE; this is encoded by the coding sequence ATGTGGAAGACGATAGTACGCCGTATCCTTATTATGATACCGCAGCTGTTTGTATTGAGTGTTTTGGTGTTCTTAATCGGAAAAATGATGCCCGGTGATCCCTTTACCGGCCTGATAAATAATCCGAATGTCGATGCGAGCCGTATTGAAGAACTACGGGAAAAAGCAGGTTTAAACGATCCGTGGCCGGTTCAGTATAAGAATTGGATGGGGCGTATTCTGCTGCACGGTGATTTCGGTGTCTCTTATACGTATAAAATTCCGGTAAAAGATAAAATTCTATTACCGGCGCAAAACACCCTGTGGCTTTCGCTTTTAACCGTTATTTTGACGTATGCAATTGCCGTACCTCTTGGTATCCGCGCAGGGCGTTATAACGGATCGAAATTCGATAAGGCGGTGTTGGTTTATAACTTTATCACGTATGCAATTCCGACGTTTATCCTTGCACTTTTGAGTCTTTTATTATTCGGCTATCGGCTCAAAATTTTTCCGACGTCGGGTTTTGTCGGGCTGGATGCGATGGGACACAGGGGGCGCTTTATCCTAAGCCGTCTGTATCATATGCTGCTTCCTGCAATTACGGCGGCGGTACTGCGTACAACAAGTATCGTGCAATATCTTCGCAACGAGATTATCGATGCAAAAAGTCAAGATTACGTTAAAACGGCGCGGAGCAAGGGCGTACCGATCGACAAGGTGTATACGCATCATATTTTCCGAAATTCCTTATTGCCGATAGCGGCTTTCTTCGGCTTTACGGTAACGGGCTTGCTTGCCGGTTCAATATTCGTCGAAACGATTTTTATGTATCAAGGAATGGGCATGTTGTTCATCGAATCGATTATGTCACGCGATTATTCGGTTATCAATGCACTCACCTTATTGTACGGAACGCTGGCTCTGTTCGGTAGCTTGATTTCCGACATTATTATGATAATCGTCGATCCGCGGATCAGAATTGAATAA
- a CDS encoding ABC transporter permease, translating into MEKTAFDIDSIDEATLKEMTSVPSFWKIVKTEFKHDKAAILALGILVIIFAVIIIGGFVLDTETVMKVSLRDKFSVPGKKFLLGADLGGRPILPQLIIGARNSILIAFSVTIITEIVGVFFGLITGFYGGRVDNVIMRICDFIMILPVVMLIIVFVTIVPSYNIWTFICIMSFFYWVHITRLVRSKALSENRRDYVNASRIMGTSDFKIMYGGILPNIASIIIVDFTLGMAGNIGIETGMSFLGFGLPPTSPSLGTLIGYARDPGTISGKLWVWLPASILIMVLMLCINYVGQTIKRASDAKQRYK; encoded by the coding sequence ATGGAAAAAACGGCATTTGATATTGATAGTATAGACGAAGCGACATTGAAAGAAATGACTTCCGTGCCGTCGTTTTGGAAGATCGTAAAGACGGAATTTAAACATGATAAAGCCGCAATCCTTGCACTCGGCATATTGGTTATTATTTTTGCAGTGATTATCATCGGCGGTTTTGTACTGGATACGGAAACGGTTATGAAGGTAAGCTTACGGGATAAGTTTTCGGTGCCCGGTAAAAAGTTTCTGCTCGGAGCAGATCTTGGTGGTCGGCCGATTTTGCCTCAGCTGATTATCGGAGCGCGTAATTCCATCCTTATTGCATTCAGCGTAACCATTATTACCGAAATCGTTGGCGTCTTTTTCGGCCTGATTACCGGTTTTTACGGGGGAAGGGTCGACAATGTCATCATGCGTATCTGCGACTTTATTATGATTTTGCCGGTCGTTATGCTGATTATCGTATTTGTAACGATTGTTCCCTCTTATAATATTTGGACGTTTATCTGTATAATGTCCTTTTTTTATTGGGTGCATATTACCCGGCTTGTACGCAGTAAGGCCTTGTCCGAAAACCGCCGCGATTATGTGAATGCATCGCGCATTATGGGAACAAGTGACTTTAAAATTATGTACGGCGGCATTTTGCCGAATATCGCTTCGATTATTATCGTTGACTTTACGCTCGGTATGGCAGGTAATATCGGTATCGAAACGGGAATGAGCTTTTTAGGCTTCGGTCTCCCGCCGACATCGCCGTCGCTTGGTACGCTGATTGGCTATGCGCGCGATCCGGGAACTATTTCCGGTAAGCTGTGGGTATGGCTGCCTGCATCTATTCTTATTATGGTGTTAATGCTGTGTATTAACTACGTCGGACAAACGATAAAACGCGCCTCCGATGCAAAGCAGCGTTATAAATAA
- a CDS encoding oligopeptide ABC transporter substrate-binding protein gives MSKGLKITAFLCAVMMVLASCGGKTEQTQTAQSGERKEANKELKLLFPQMIEREGEILAGGTLVCGLVGDTPWKGIFNTFLYEDNPTYEAMLPMLANFMVDGPNHEIRNGGYCDMTFDREKKTATYHINPGLTWSDGVPVTAEDIIFCYECIGHPDYTGVRYDSRYANVVGMVDYHEGKAKNISGVKKIDDKTVEVTFIEYEPGILWGSGLTYNAEPYHYLKDIPLTEMASHDRVRKTPLSCGPFVINSMVEGDIIEYVPNPYWYGKKIALDKLIMKRIAPTSLAAALKAGEVDIVDYFRADLYDQFVVLDDEGRTVFDENGKPKLKVDNLDFICNVDNAYGYLGFKFGVWNKEKGECEMFPDGGKFKDKALRQALGYAMDNDGINDIYYHGLRFTANSFITPYHPGFYDINRKGYSYNPEKAKQLLDEAGYKDVDGDGYRETPDGKPLKINFLYMSGSDVAAPIANYYIQNWKDVGLNVALNDGRLIEFNAFYDRLRNDDPAVEMYMAAWGVGSNPRPNGLYGRDAQFNRLRWVNEKNDELLAKISSEDFFDEAFRAQAYKEWDENILEEAPAVPTAYRIRLCAVNKRVKNWDIRFVKDWDWCDAALVSDKPAVNTMK, from the coding sequence ATGTCAAAAGGTTTAAAAATTACTGCGTTTTTATGCGCGGTAATGATGGTACTTGCAAGCTGCGGCGGTAAGACGGAACAAACGCAAACTGCACAAAGCGGCGAGAGGAAGGAAGCAAATAAAGAATTAAAATTGTTGTTTCCACAAATGATCGAACGGGAAGGGGAAATACTTGCCGGCGGTACTCTGGTCTGCGGTCTTGTCGGTGATACACCGTGGAAAGGAATATTCAATACGTTCTTATATGAAGATAATCCGACGTATGAGGCAATGCTGCCGATGTTGGCTAACTTCATGGTTGATGGTCCCAATCACGAAATCAGAAACGGCGGATATTGTGATATGACATTCGACCGTGAAAAGAAAACAGCTACCTATCATATTAATCCGGGGCTCACATGGTCGGACGGCGTACCGGTAACTGCTGAAGATATTATTTTCTGTTATGAGTGTATCGGACATCCCGATTATACCGGTGTTCGTTATGATAGCCGTTATGCGAATGTTGTCGGTATGGTTGACTACCATGAAGGTAAGGCTAAAAATATTTCCGGTGTTAAAAAAATAGACGATAAAACGGTAGAAGTAACTTTTATAGAGTATGAACCCGGTATCTTATGGGGTTCAGGCCTTACCTATAATGCGGAACCGTATCATTACCTTAAAGATATTCCATTGACGGAAATGGCTTCTCATGACCGTGTACGGAAAACACCGCTTTCCTGCGGTCCCTTTGTGATCAATTCTATGGTAGAAGGTGATATTATCGAGTATGTACCTAATCCTTATTGGTATGGCAAAAAAATCGCACTCGATAAGCTGATTATGAAACGGATTGCGCCGACATCTCTTGCCGCAGCTTTGAAAGCCGGTGAAGTGGATATTGTCGATTATTTTAGAGCTGATTTATATGACCAATTTGTTGTGCTTGATGACGAAGGAAGAACGGTATTTGACGAAAACGGAAAGCCGAAGTTGAAGGTTGATAATCTTGATTTCATCTGTAATGTAGATAATGCCTATGGGTATTTAGGCTTTAAGTTTGGTGTATGGAATAAAGAAAAAGGCGAATGCGAAATGTTCCCCGACGGCGGTAAATTTAAAGACAAGGCGTTGCGTCAGGCGCTCGGTTATGCGATGGATAACGATGGAATAAACGATATCTACTACCATGGCTTACGGTTTACTGCCAACTCCTTTATTACGCCGTATCACCCCGGATTTTACGATATAAACCGGAAAGGATACTCATACAATCCTGAAAAAGCGAAACAGTTGCTCGACGAAGCAGGCTATAAGGATGTTGACGGAGACGGCTATCGTGAAACGCCGGATGGAAAACCGCTCAAGATCAATTTCTTGTATATGAGCGGCAGCGATGTAGCAGCTCCGATTGCAAATTACTATATCCAAAACTGGAAAGATGTCGGATTAAATGTTGCGCTGAACGACGGTCGGCTGATCGAATTCAATGCCTTTTATGATAGACTGAGAAACGATGACCCTGCTGTGGAAATGTATATGGCTGCATGGGGTGTAGGTTCAAATCCCCGTCCAAACGGTCTTTACGGCAGAGATGCTCAATTTAACCGGCTCCGCTGGGTTAATGAGAAAAATGATGAACTGCTTGCTAAGATTTCTTCGGAAGATTTCTTTGACGAGGCATTCCGCGCTCAGGCTTATAAGGAATGGGACGAAAATATACTGGAAGAAGCTCCTGCAGTTCCAACCGCATATCGCATAAGACTTTGTGCTGTTAACAAGCGGGTTAAGAATTGGGATATACGGTTTGTTAAGGACTGGGACTGGTGCGATGCGGCGCTTGTTAGCGACAAACCTGCCGTCAATACAATGAAATAA
- a CDS encoding PP2C family protein-serine/threonine phosphatase yields MIRKQQEFWGKLVIFTGISLIFASFMLALSPRFSFLGRLISAKDLTLMVTQYRMLPNFSFLTRFGFAFVIFAIASIMVSMATVFLSHKVREDVYSEMETALFASFISGLRFCYTRENLIEAIQRELEYQADCSVLLTNTDTDLVVYNSASAYVSDPDVYAKLAQRFSTDWLEHWGEGIYLLDSDMQMISDRKKARGIVVAYSSARFFIICRYIRAVEPEIFPQLFTEFKNYFGRERTLSQLLYYSELAQEWQMVANTQHAFLPQKIPALDKLEVGIYFRPLVNVSGDYYDIIPIDEDKTLIITGDVSGKGLAAALVMGVVVNTIRIMENKEDLAGLILAVDSAIKRMNLLDKYTVVFLGLIDTKAMKIRYVNASMEAPMIFTRAAEGYKVKPLDSNCSVIGIIDIDSVAVAEKPLYRNDLLVITTDGIPEITNEEGVELGDNDVYVESIKSFASSDASSVAAKIADLGLNYSATKTFRDDTTILAVKLKE; encoded by the coding sequence ATGATACGAAAACAACAAGAGTTTTGGGGGAAATTAGTTATTTTTACCGGTATTAGTTTGATCTTTGCATCATTCATGCTGGCATTAAGTCCCCGTTTTTCGTTTTTAGGACGCTTGATTTCTGCGAAAGATCTGACACTAATGGTAACACAGTACCGAATGCTTCCTAATTTCAGCTTCCTTACCCGTTTCGGTTTTGCCTTTGTTATCTTTGCTATTGCTTCCATTATGGTCTCTATGGCAACCGTCTTTTTATCCCATAAGGTACGGGAAGACGTTTATAGCGAAATGGAAACCGCTCTTTTTGCTTCCTTTATCAGTGGACTGCGCTTTTGCTATACGCGTGAAAACCTTATCGAAGCTATTCAGCGGGAACTTGAATATCAAGCGGATTGCTCCGTGTTACTCACCAATACCGACACGGATTTGGTTGTATACAACAGTGCTTCTGCATACGTTTCGGATCCGGATGTGTATGCAAAGTTAGCGCAGCGGTTTTCAACCGACTGGCTGGAACATTGGGGAGAAGGAATTTATTTATTGGATTCCGATATGCAGATGATATCCGATAGAAAAAAAGCGCGGGGAATTGTCGTTGCGTATAGTTCCGCACGTTTTTTTATTATCTGCCGGTACATCCGTGCTGTTGAACCGGAGATTTTTCCGCAGCTTTTTACGGAATTTAAAAACTATTTCGGCCGCGAAAGAACGCTTTCACAACTCCTTTATTATTCGGAGCTTGCACAGGAATGGCAGATGGTTGCCAATACTCAGCATGCATTCTTGCCGCAAAAAATACCTGCACTTGATAAGTTGGAAGTAGGTATTTATTTCCGTCCATTGGTAAACGTATCGGGCGACTATTATGATATTATTCCCATCGACGAAGATAAAACTCTTATTATTACGGGCGACGTTTCCGGAAAAGGACTTGCAGCTGCGCTCGTTATGGGTGTGGTAGTAAACACGATACGGATTATGGAAAATAAAGAAGACTTAGCCGGTCTGATACTTGCGGTAGACAGCGCTATTAAGCGCATGAATCTCCTCGATAAATACACCGTCGTGTTTTTAGGTCTCATCGATACTAAGGCGATGAAAATACGTTATGTAAACGCTTCGATGGAAGCGCCGATGATCTTTACCAGAGCTGCAGAAGGATACAAAGTTAAGCCGCTGGATTCAAATTGTTCCGTTATCGGAATTATCGATATCGATTCGGTAGCGGTTGCCGAAAAGCCTTTGTACCGTAACGATTTGTTGGTTATTACGACGGACGGTATTCCCGAAATAACCAATGAAGAAGGTGTAGAGCTCGGTGACAATGACGTATATGTTGAATCAATAAAGTCTTTTGCATCATCTGATGCATCGTCAGTAGCCGCAAAAATAGCCGATTTAGGATTGAATTATAGCGCAACGAAGACGTTCCGCGATGATACCACTATTTTAGCAGTCAAATTAAAGGAATAA
- a CDS encoding PP2C family protein-serine/threonine phosphatase: MGLIFFTYFCVILLLVDSSYLSFHQSNRINVLLNKITVPATLVALCIALSVHLTFYGKTTIQPIVSTCAFFFMVLASYHILNMAFIISELKAYRILQKINAVFHLTGIGVIIFYVGRFQWDPLRGFYFVQRDIMPGMSGVRFFMYVYIFLVPVLSIVICFVKMFFVKSNIHRQRLLLHGLSLGLGLAIWIAEYRYFLIFSWVFSFIPFGYAAMLALDNMVFSLTRVFDIKQILFGLIRFIVFTVLFAAVAGLTTAGIMQLSHSVSIWLVLITISCVVIFFIRNFVAGKLGYIFGKTADYEAVLDAELQTLDFGKGHDAVLEAFPRIMKQHVTCKGLDILVSDENMNLQTVYSDFNHHNTLSANLACFEYLLSQNTIVITKTELIANYQYESIRDVLLDIFETTQTEILISMREGQKLIGCILLAPKTHSAEYTPYDIRVLSNMYSYFFLVIYYLRNISKQDITATIDREVEMSDQVIGSIQNYKDTLEAHHFSMESIAYSAHQLGGDFIDYITLNDKRAMFLIGDVSGKGLSASMSMVILKSIIHTYLQTISDFKELVTKVNRFIKDNLPRGTFFAGLFGIIDFPTNTIYYLNCGIPLMSMYISSYKNAIEIQGEGRVLGFVKNIAPFLKVRKITLHKGDVIVFTTDGLLEATNLKGDRFGSDRVGHILQENSDAKASQIARTIYNNLLDFILRKIDDDVTILVLKYNE; the protein is encoded by the coding sequence ATGGGTTTAATTTTCTTTACGTATTTTTGCGTGATTTTGCTTCTTGTGGATTCATCGTATCTTTCGTTTCATCAATCGAACCGTATTAATGTTTTGTTAAATAAGATTACGGTACCGGCAACCCTTGTTGCACTTTGCATTGCACTATCTGTTCACTTGACCTTTTATGGAAAAACCACGATACAACCCATTGTATCAACATGTGCATTTTTCTTTATGGTGCTTGCTTCTTATCATATTCTTAATATGGCCTTTATTATCTCCGAACTGAAAGCATATCGAATATTGCAAAAGATTAATGCGGTGTTTCATCTTACCGGTATCGGAGTTATCATATTTTATGTAGGCAGATTCCAATGGGATCCGCTTAGAGGCTTTTACTTTGTACAACGCGATATTATGCCGGGGATGAGCGGTGTCAGGTTCTTCATGTATGTTTATATATTCTTGGTTCCTGTGTTATCAATCGTGATATGCTTTGTAAAAATGTTTTTTGTTAAAAGTAATATTCATCGGCAGCGTCTGCTTTTACACGGACTTTCCCTTGGACTCGGACTTGCAATATGGATTGCAGAATACCGTTATTTTCTGATATTTTCTTGGGTATTTTCATTTATACCGTTCGGTTATGCAGCTATGCTAGCCTTGGATAATATGGTATTTTCGCTGACACGTGTTTTTGATATTAAGCAAATCCTATTCGGCCTTATCAGGTTTATTGTTTTTACTGTTTTATTCGCTGCTGTAGCCGGTTTGACGACAGCGGGTATTATGCAGCTTTCCCATTCAGTCAGCATTTGGTTGGTATTAATTACAATTTCGTGTGTGGTTATTTTCTTTATAAGAAATTTTGTTGCCGGTAAACTTGGATACATATTCGGAAAAACAGCCGATTACGAAGCCGTATTGGATGCCGAACTGCAAACACTCGATTTCGGAAAGGGGCACGATGCTGTTTTGGAAGCTTTTCCGCGAATTATGAAGCAGCATGTCACTTGTAAGGGACTTGATATCCTTGTCAGCGATGAAAACATGAATTTGCAGACGGTCTATTCGGACTTTAACCATCATAATACGCTGAGTGCAAATCTTGCTTGTTTTGAATATTTGCTTAGTCAAAATACTATCGTCATTACAAAAACGGAATTAATTGCGAATTATCAGTATGAATCTATACGGGATGTACTGCTCGATATATTTGAAACAACGCAAACTGAAATTCTTATCAGTATGCGGGAAGGACAAAAGCTCATCGGTTGTATCCTGTTGGCTCCAAAGACGCATAGTGCGGAATATACTCCGTACGATATACGCGTATTGTCAAATATGTATTCATATTTCTTTTTGGTTATCTACTACCTTAGAAATATTTCCAAGCAGGATATTACCGCCACGATTGACCGTGAAGTTGAAATGTCAGATCAAGTTATCGGATCTATTCAGAATTATAAGGATACGCTTGAAGCACATCACTTTTCGATGGAGTCGATTGCATATTCGGCACATCAGCTTGGCGGCGATTTTATCGACTATATCACACTGAACGATAAACGGGCGATGTTCCTTATCGGTGATGTTTCGGGTAAGGGGTTAAGCGCCAGTATGTCGATGGTCATTTTAAAATCGATTATCCATACCTACCTACAGACGATTTCAGATTTTAAGGAGTTGGTAACAAAAGTAAATCGGTTTATAAAAGATAATCTGCCGCGCGGAACTTTCTTTGCGGGGCTTTTCGGTATTATAGATTTTCCTACCAATACTATTTACTACTTAAACTGCGGCATTCCGTTGATGTCGATGTATATCAGTTCATATAAGAATGCAATCGAAATTCAGGGAGAAGGCAGGGTTCTCGGTTTTGTAAAGAATATTGCTCCTTTCTTAAAGGTTCGGAAAATCACTTTGCATAAAGGAGATGTGATTGTCTTTACGACTGACGGTTTGCTGGAAGCAACAAACCTTAAAGGAGACCGGTTCGGCAGCGACCGAGTTGGCCATATCTTGCAAGAAAATAGCGATGCAAAAGCTTCTCAGATTGCAAGAACTATTTACAACAACCTTCTGGATTTTATTTTGCGTAAAATCGATGATGATGTTACCATATTGGTATTAAAGTATAATGAATAG
- a CDS encoding STAS domain-containing protein → MDNLAITEKMNDAFVLLTVSGSINSYTYHEFETKVYNLIKERSIVLDVSRVTNLSSSGLGILMAASEDGAELGHKIYIMNPSEIVKLAIASTGFSEVFPIIHSLDEVK, encoded by the coding sequence ATGGACAATTTAGCAATTACGGAAAAAATGAACGATGCTTTTGTGTTATTAACGGTATCGGGTTCAATCAATTCCTATACCTATCATGAATTTGAAACAAAAGTGTACAACCTGATTAAGGAACGCTCAATTGTACTTGACGTATCCCGCGTTACAAACCTTTCCTCATCGGGATTGGGCATCTTAATGGCTGCTTCCGAAGATGGAGCTGAACTGGGTCATAAAATTTATATTATGAATCCGTCGGAGATTGTAAAGCTTGCAATTGCCTCAACAGGTTTTTCGGAAGTGTTTCCTATTATTCATTCGCTTGACGAAGTAAAATAG
- a CDS encoding M15 family metallopeptidase, whose protein sequence is MKKALCIMTCILSFFCVTAADAAMEMQLRDFVYPAAIPADIRQNIGNNAVSFLAELKHLLAAERENLLVLVDKRHLLPDGYTPQNLVTLTAGRAYMINRKDLSLTKTAEQAMQEMALAAKQDGVTLLISSSYRSYAYQKNLFDRYMRESGEKEAERFSARAGTSQHQLGTVVDFGSISDEFAQTRAGKWVLHNASKYGWSLSFPKGYEAVTGYVWESWHYRYIGTEACAFQQKWFGDIQQYMLEFIDAWKKQTK, encoded by the coding sequence ATGAAAAAAGCGCTCTGTATAATGACGTGTATATTGTCATTTTTTTGTGTAACGGCTGCCGATGCAGCTATGGAAATGCAGCTGCGGGATTTCGTATATCCGGCGGCTATTCCGGCGGATATACGGCAGAACATCGGCAATAATGCGGTTTCTTTTTTAGCCGAATTAAAGCATCTTTTAGCGGCGGAAAGAGAAAACCTCTTGGTGCTGGTTGATAAGCGGCATCTTCTGCCGGATGGATACACACCGCAAAATCTCGTAACGCTGACTGCCGGCCGCGCCTATATGATTAACCGGAAAGATTTATCCCTTACAAAAACAGCGGAACAGGCGATGCAGGAAATGGCGCTTGCTGCAAAGCAGGACGGCGTTACCCTGCTTATCAGTTCTTCGTACCGTTCATACGCATATCAAAAAAATTTATTTGACCGGTATATGCGGGAGTCCGGCGAAAAGGAAGCGGAACGTTTTTCCGCCCGCGCAGGGACAAGTCAGCATCAACTTGGTACGGTTGTCGATTTCGGTTCCATCTCGGATGAATTTGCGCAAACACGCGCCGGCAAGTGGGTGCTGCACAACGCGTCAAAATACGGCTGGTCTCTTTCTTTTCCTAAAGGCTACGAAGCGGTAACCGGCTATGTTTGGGAGTCGTGGCATTACCGTTATATCGGTACGGAAGCTTGCGCCTTTCAGCAAAAATGGTTCGGCGACATTCAGCAATACATGCTTGAGTTTATCGACGCATGGAAAAAACAGACGAAATAA
- a CDS encoding CoA-disulfide reductase, giving the protein MKKYVIVGGVAGGAGVAARLRRLDESAEITVFERGKHISFANCGLPYYAGGVIENRDALFVMTPEKFKASLNVTAKVQHEVTAINPAAKTVTVKRLNTGAEVTESYDTLILSPGASPIRPPIPGINDDAIYTLRSVADIDAIKQRIDNPATKRVAVIGGGFIGLEMAENLHRRGIAVSIIEAVDQVMNVIDYDMAAIVQANIRSKGVGLYLKDGVKSFERRGTGLAVCLQSGTEVVCDAVLLSIGVRPDTKLAKDAGIELAPNGAIKVNEYFETSQKDVYAIGDAISFKSPLLNTDATVPLAGPANKQARICADNIVYGNKKAYCGTIGTSIARIFDYTAAATGLGEKALDRAGLPYKQVVTHAAHHASYYPHASMISIKILYNPENGRLWGAQAVGMEGVDKRIDVLAAYIKKNGTISDLAEFEQAYAPPFDSAKDPINMLGFIAENDRDGLTTVISWRDIPRYKEQGAFFLDARTPEEFGCGAIPGAVNIPHTSLRARLNEVPKDRPIVINCGMGLRGYITERILRQNGYKNTANLSGGFMTYNTVHSELSRLS; this is encoded by the coding sequence ATGAAGAAATACGTTATAGTAGGCGGTGTGGCCGGAGGTGCAGGAGTTGCAGCCCGGTTGCGCAGATTGGACGAATCGGCGGAAATTACCGTCTTTGAGCGGGGAAAGCACATCAGTTTTGCAAACTGTGGCCTTCCGTATTATGCCGGTGGCGTTATCGAAAACCGTGATGCGCTTTTTGTAATGACCCCCGAAAAATTTAAGGCTTCGCTGAATGTTACTGCAAAAGTACAACATGAAGTAACGGCAATTAACCCTGCTGCAAAAACGGTAACGGTCAAGCGGTTGAATACGGGAGCGGAAGTTACCGAAAGTTACGATACGCTCATTTTAAGTCCCGGTGCATCTCCTATTAGGCCGCCGATTCCGGGAATTAACGACGATGCTATTTATACGCTGCGCTCGGTTGCCGATATCGATGCAATCAAGCAGCGGATAGATAATCCGGCGACAAAACGGGTGGCTGTAATCGGGGGCGGATTTATCGGTTTGGAAATGGCAGAAAATCTCCACCGCCGCGGGATAGCTGTGTCGATTATCGAAGCAGTCGATCAGGTTATGAATGTCATCGATTACGATATGGCGGCAATCGTGCAGGCGAATATCCGCAGCAAGGGTGTCGGTTTATACCTGAAAGACGGAGTAAAATCTTTTGAACGGCGTGGTACCGGATTGGCAGTGTGCTTGCAGTCGGGTACCGAGGTTGTATGCGATGCCGTCCTTCTTTCGATCGGCGTACGTCCCGACACCAAATTGGCGAAAGACGCCGGCATTGAACTTGCACCGAACGGGGCGATAAAGGTCAATGAATATTTTGAAACCTCGCAAAAAGATGTGTACGCAATCGGCGACGCCATTTCGTTTAAGAGTCCTCTGCTAAATACCGATGCGACCGTTCCGCTTGCCGGCCCCGCGAATAAGCAAGCCCGTATTTGTGCGGATAACATTGTGTACGGCAACAAAAAAGCATACTGCGGAACAATCGGCACCAGCATTGCGCGGATATTCGATTATACCGCAGCCGCTACAGGGTTGGGCGAAAAAGCTTTGGATAGGGCAGGGCTTCCTTACAAGCAGGTTGTAACCCATGCCGCCCATCACGCGAGCTATTATCCGCACGCTTCTATGATATCGATTAAAATTCTGTATAATCCGGAAAACGGCCGGTTATGGGGTGCACAGGCAGTCGGAATGGAAGGTGTTGACAAACGGATCGATGTCCTTGCCGCCTACATTAAAAAGAACGGCACCATTTCCGATTTGGCCGAATTTGAACAAGCGTATGCACCGCCGTTTGATTCTGCAAAGGATCCTATCAATATGCTCGGGTTTATTGCGGAAAACGACCGTGACGGTTTAACAACGGTTATTTCATGGCGGGATATACCCCGATATAAGGAACAGGGAGCATTCTTTCTTGATGCGCGTACTCCGGAGGAATTCGGCTGCGGGGCGATTCCGGGGGCAGTTAATATACCGCATACCTCGTTGCGTGCCCGATTGAATGAGGTGCCGAAAGACCGGCCGATCGTTATTAATTGCGGCATGGGCTTACGGGGGTATATTACGGAGCGGATTTTACGGCAGAACGGATACAAGAATACAGCAAATCTTTCAGGTGGTTTTATGACCTATAACACCGTTCATAGCGAACTGTCCCGTTTATCCTGA
- a CDS encoding biotin transporter BioY, whose protein sequence is MRKSIISAVFAALICAGWMMAIPVGPIPIVLQNALAVLAGLLQGPLFGGLSVLLFLIAGAAGLPVFSGGSGGFAVFAGPTGGFLVGYLAAAVVGGLIMKLFRQEQRPLLACGIIAVAGLLSFLSIYVFGLLWFKHALNLSWTHTFMKGFVPFILPDLIKLVVVVPITLKLQPIIRRYTE, encoded by the coding sequence ATGCGTAAGAGTATTATTTCCGCGGTTTTTGCCGCATTAATTTGTGCGGGATGGATGATGGCTATTCCTGTTGGTCCTATCCCGATTGTACTTCAAAATGCGCTTGCCGTGCTTGCCGGTTTGCTGCAGGGACCGTTGTTCGGCGGTCTTTCGGTGCTGCTCTTTTTGATTGCCGGAGCTGCGGGGCTTCCCGTTTTTTCGGGCGGTAGCGGAGGTTTTGCCGTATTTGCAGGGCCGACAGGCGGTTTTTTAGTTGGCTACCTCGCGGCGGCGGTTGTCGGCGGCTTGATTATGAAGCTTTTCCGGCAAGAACAACGGCCGCTGCTTGCATGCGGTATCATTGCCGTAGCGGGGCTTTTGAGTTTCCTTTCCATCTATGTTTTCGGGCTTCTTTGGTTTAAGCATGCGCTTAATCTCAGCTGGACGCACACATTTATGAAGGGATTCGTACCTTTTATTCTGCCCGATCTGATTAAGCTGGTTGTTGTTGTGCCGATTACGCTTAAATTACAGCCGATTATACGGCGGTACACGGAATAA